The Bradyrhizobium sp. CCGB01 genome segment GGCGGCCCCGGCGTCGGCGACGGTTCGGGTACGGAGCGCGTCGCGGAGGGATTGCCGGGCAAGCCCGAGATCCATGTCGTGCCGGCCGGCCATTTCGCCTTCCTCGCACCTTGCTCGGCCGAGCTTGCGGCGGCGATCCCTCGCATCTGCATCGATACGCCGGTGGGGTTCGACAGGGTAGGCTTTCACCGCGAGTTTAACGCGGCGGTGGTGCAGTATTTTCGTGAGCAGCTTGGAGGCCATTGAGTGTCTGCTGACACTGTCGGTCTCTTCTCCACGCCAAAATCAAATCGCCACACTCTGGTCCGATTCCGCTGACAGTTCGATTGCGCTTTGAAATCGGCCCTGCGGCTGGCGCAACGCTTGCGATAGAGCGATGGTCCCGCCGCATTGTCAGGAGAATTGTGATGCTCGGCGCGAAAGAAGGGGAGACCAAGCAAGCTCCCCCGCAAGAACGATCCCGGAGGACTCAAGAGGGGACTCAAAGCTGGACCAGCCAGGATGCCTGGACCGTCTACCAGCTTCCCTTCAACGATCTGCTGTTTCGATCACAATCCGTCCATCGCAAGAATTTTGACCCAAATCGCGTGCAGTTGAGCCGGCTGCTGAACATCAAGACCGGCGGTTGTCCAGAGGACTGTGGCTATTGCAGCCAGTCGTCGCATCACGCGACAGCTGTTGCGGCCTCCAAGCTGATGGACGTCGATAAGATCGTTGCCGAGGCGCGCAAGGCAAAGGAGAGTGGCGCGACGCGCTATTGCATGGGGGCTGCCTGGCGTAACCCGAAGCCGCGCGACATGGACGCCGTCGTCGAGGTTGTCGGTGCCGTGAAGCAGCTCGGGCTCGAGACCTGCATGACGCTTGGCATGCTCGATCGGGGGCAGGCCGAGCGGCTGAGCGCGGCCGGGCTCGATTACTACAATCACAATATCGATACCTCGGAGCGCTACTATCCGAGCGTCATCTCCACCCGGACGTTCGCCGATCGTCTCGACACGCTGGAGCATGTCCGCGAGGCCGGCATGAAAGTATGCTGCGGCGGCATCCTCGGCATGGGTGAGAGCGAACAGGATCGCGTCGACATGCTGGTCACGCTCGCCAACCTTCCGGAAGCGCCGGAGAGCGTACCGATCAACATGCTGATCCCGATCGAGGGAACGCCGATGGCGAAAGCGCCGCCGATCGGTCCGATCGAGTTCGTGCGCATCGTCGCGCTCGCGCGCATCATGATGCCGGCCTCTTTCGTGCGACTCTCGGCAGGACGGTCGGCCATGACCGACGAGATGCAGGCGCTGTGCTTCCTTGCCGGCGCAAACTCGATCTTTGTCGGCGACACACTGTTGACGGCGGGCAATCCGCAGGACGAAGCCGATCGAAAGTTGTTCCGCCGGCTCGGTCTGCAAGCCCTCTGAAGCATGATCGATTCGGAAGGCCGCTGAGCGGCTTTCCGGATCATGCTCTGGGCCGTGCGTCGATTGCTATTCGGTGCGTTCTCTCGCCTTGGCCTCGCGGGCCAATCGTTCCGCCTTCAGGCGCTCGCGGTTTTCGTGGAAGGAGTGCTGGTCCTTCGCGTA includes the following:
- the bioB gene encoding biotin synthase BioB encodes the protein MLGAKEGETKQAPPQERSRRTQEGTQSWTSQDAWTVYQLPFNDLLFRSQSVHRKNFDPNRVQLSRLLNIKTGGCPEDCGYCSQSSHHATAVAASKLMDVDKIVAEARKAKESGATRYCMGAAWRNPKPRDMDAVVEVVGAVKQLGLETCMTLGMLDRGQAERLSAAGLDYYNHNIDTSERYYPSVISTRTFADRLDTLEHVREAGMKVCCGGILGMGESEQDRVDMLVTLANLPEAPESVPINMLIPIEGTPMAKAPPIGPIEFVRIVALARIMMPASFVRLSAGRSAMTDEMQALCFLAGANSIFVGDTLLTAGNPQDEADRKLFRRLGLQAL